In the Pseudolabrys taiwanensis genome, one interval contains:
- the recN gene encoding DNA repair protein RecN, which yields MLSRLSIRDIVLIDKLDIDFAGGLAVLTGETGAGKSILLDSFALALGGRGDQALVRQGQEQGQVIAVFELARDHPARALLKANDIADEDGLILRRVQFADGRTRAFVNDQPASVQVLKQLGQTLVEIHGQHDDRALVDAGTHRRLLDAFGALERDAAKVEALWEARRAAQDEADEHRAKVERAKQEGDWLRHAVDELTKLAPQAGEETALAERRTTMMQSEKVAEDLREAHDLLAGSNSALPALWGAIRRLERRAQQAPSLVEPSVKALDVALNALEDTRTQLEAALRAADYDPAELERIEERLFALRAGGRKYNVAVDNLAALAKQYQDDIALIDAGEDRLKELEETAIRTEAEYRKAAEALSKARAKAATSLDKAVSAELKPLKLDRAVFTTKVDTDPASAGPNGIDRVEFWVQTNPGTRPGPLMKVASGGELARFLLALKVVLADRGSAPTLVFDEIDTGVGGAVADAIGARMARLARGVQVLAVTHAPQVAARADRHYVISKDALEKGKRVATRVVEVAEDKRREEIARMLAGAEITNEARAAAERLLKAG from the coding sequence ATGCTTTCCCGACTCTCGATCCGCGACATCGTCCTGATCGACAAGCTCGACATCGATTTTGCCGGTGGCCTTGCCGTGCTCACCGGCGAGACCGGCGCCGGCAAGTCGATCCTGCTCGATTCTTTCGCGCTGGCGCTCGGCGGCCGCGGCGACCAAGCGCTGGTCCGCCAGGGCCAGGAACAGGGGCAGGTGATCGCCGTGTTCGAACTCGCCCGCGATCATCCGGCGCGCGCACTCCTCAAGGCGAACGACATCGCCGACGAAGACGGACTGATTTTGCGCCGCGTGCAGTTTGCCGACGGGCGCACGCGCGCCTTTGTCAACGACCAGCCGGCCAGCGTGCAGGTGCTCAAGCAACTCGGCCAAACCCTGGTCGAGATCCATGGCCAGCACGACGATCGCGCTTTGGTCGATGCCGGAACGCACCGCCGTCTGCTTGATGCCTTTGGTGCGCTCGAGCGCGACGCGGCCAAGGTCGAGGCGCTGTGGGAGGCGCGTCGCGCCGCGCAGGACGAAGCCGACGAGCACCGCGCCAAGGTCGAGCGCGCCAAGCAGGAAGGCGACTGGCTGCGCCATGCGGTTGACGAGCTGACCAAGCTCGCCCCGCAAGCGGGCGAGGAGACCGCGCTCGCCGAACGCCGCACGACGATGATGCAGTCGGAGAAGGTGGCGGAGGATCTGCGCGAGGCGCACGATCTGCTCGCCGGCTCCAACTCGGCGCTGCCGGCTTTGTGGGGCGCAATCCGCCGTCTCGAGCGCCGCGCGCAGCAGGCCCCGTCGCTGGTCGAGCCATCGGTGAAGGCGCTCGATGTCGCGCTCAACGCGCTCGAGGACACGCGCACGCAGCTCGAAGCCGCGTTGCGCGCGGCCGATTACGACCCGGCCGAGTTGGAGCGCATCGAGGAACGCCTGTTCGCGCTGCGCGCGGGCGGTCGCAAATACAATGTCGCGGTCGATAATCTCGCCGCTCTGGCCAAGCAGTATCAGGACGACATCGCGCTCATCGATGCCGGCGAAGATCGCCTGAAGGAACTCGAAGAGACCGCGATCAGGACCGAGGCCGAGTATCGCAAGGCCGCGGAAGCCTTGTCGAAAGCGCGCGCGAAGGCCGCGACATCGCTCGATAAGGCCGTATCGGCGGAACTCAAGCCGCTCAAGCTCGACCGCGCCGTGTTCACCACCAAGGTCGATACCGATCCAGCGAGCGCCGGGCCGAACGGCATCGATCGCGTCGAGTTCTGGGTGCAGACCAACCCCGGCACGCGGCCCGGTCCGTTGATGAAGGTCGCCTCGGGTGGCGAGCTCGCGCGCTTCCTCTTGGCCTTGAAGGTGGTGCTGGCCGACCGCGGCTCGGCACCGACTCTGGTGTTCGACGAGATCGATACCGGCGTCGGCGGCGCGGTGGCCGATGCCATCGGCGCGCGCATGGCGCGGCTGGCGCGCGGCGTGCAGGTGCTGGCGGTCACGCATGCGCCGCAGGTGGCGGCGCGCGCCGACCGCCATTACGTGATCAGCAAGGACGCGCTGGAGAAGGGCAAGCGCGTGGCGACGCGCGTGGTCGAGGTGGCCGAGGACAAGCGCCGCGAGGAGATTGCGCGCATGCTCGCCGGCGCCGAGATCACCAACGAAGCCCGCGCCGCCGCCGAGCGGTTGTTGAAGGCGGGGTAA
- a CDS encoding outer membrane protein assembly factor BamD: protein MTSAGHAANAKGRRLMRTAAMVLVALSLGACSSLDLFSKKDDTPPDEAADKLYNEGLFYLNAKNNPKDAVKKFEEVDRQHPYSEWARKSLIMSAFSYYQTGQYEECVTAAKRYITLHPGSPDAAYAQYLIAASYFDQIPDVTRDQDRTNKAMDALDEVIRKYPTSEYAAAAKEKLEVARDQLAGKEMEVGRYYLEKKDYTGAINRFKVVVTRYQTTRHVEEALMRLTEAYMALGIVDEAQTAAAVLGHNFPDSNWYKHAYALVKNGGGEVSENKGSWISRAFKRVGLG, encoded by the coding sequence ATGACGTCGGCCGGTCATGCGGCCAATGCCAAAGGGCGCCGCCTGATGCGCACCGCCGCCATGGTGCTCGTCGCGCTGAGCCTCGGCGCGTGCAGCAGCCTCGATCTCTTCAGTAAGAAGGACGACACGCCGCCGGACGAGGCCGCGGACAAGCTCTACAACGAGGGCCTTTTTTACCTCAACGCCAAGAACAATCCGAAGGACGCGGTCAAGAAGTTCGAGGAAGTGGACCGGCAGCATCCGTATTCGGAGTGGGCGCGTAAGTCGCTCATCATGTCGGCCTTCTCTTATTACCAGACCGGCCAATACGAGGAGTGTGTGACGGCGGCGAAGCGTTACATCACGCTACATCCGGGCAGTCCGGACGCCGCTTACGCGCAGTATCTCATCGCCGCGTCCTACTTCGATCAGATCCCGGACGTCACGCGCGACCAGGACCGCACCAACAAGGCCATGGATGCGCTGGACGAGGTGATCCGGAAGTATCCGACCAGCGAATACGCCGCCGCGGCAAAGGAGAAGCTCGAGGTGGCGCGCGACCAGCTCGCCGGTAAGGAGATGGAGGTCGGCCGCTACTACCTTGAGAAGAAGGACTACACCGGCGCGATCAACCGCTTCAAAGTCGTTGTCACCCGCTATCAGACGACTCGCCACGTCGAGGAGGCGCTCATGCGCCTGACCGAGGCTTATATGGCGCTCGGCATCGTCGACGAGGCGCAGACCGCGGCCGCCGTGCTCGGGCACAATTTCCCCGACAGCAACTGGTACAAGCACGCCTACGCGCTCGTGAAGAACGGCGGCGGCGAGGTTTCCGAGAACAAGGGTTCCTGGATCAGCCGCGCCTTCAAGCGGGTCGGGCTGGGCTAG
- a CDS encoding GIY-YIG nuclease family protein, with product MYLLASRREGTLYLGVTRDIVRRTYQHREKLLPGFTSTYDVRRLVWFEIYDDPTNAIEREKQLKKWRRAWKIELIEKENPDWKDLYPEIIR from the coding sequence GTGTATCTCCTCGCAAGCCGCAGAGAAGGGACGCTTTATTTAGGCGTTACCCGCGACATCGTCCGCAGAACATATCAGCATAGAGAAAAATTGCTTCCCGGCTTTACCTCAACCTACGACGTCCGTCGGCTGGTGTGGTTTGAGATCTACGACGATCCCACAAACGCCATCGAGCGCGAGAAGCAACTCAAGAAATGGCGTCGAGCTTGGAAAATCGAACTCATCGAGAAAGAGAATCCAGACTGGAAAGACCTCTATCCGGAAATCATACGATAG
- the ligA gene encoding NAD-dependent DNA ligase LigA, whose product MAKIKTDKTPVELLTKKQAQAEHARLQTEIAGHDKRYYQEDRPVVSDAEYDALRQRYNAIEARFPDLRTLESLSLKVGAAPARGFAKVRHAVPMLSLDNAFAEQDVLDFAGRIRRFLKLGDDTKIDFSAEPKIDGLSMSLRYEDGELVTAATRGDGTEGEDVTANIRTLKDVPHKLKGRDIPKITEVRGEVYMTKADFLKLNERQKAAGEQIFANPRNSAAGSLRQKDPNVTASRPLGFFAYAWGEMSDMPADTQHGMIKWFESCGFTTNPLTKLCHSVEELVAFHRKIEEQRSHLDYDIDGVVYKVDRIDWQGRLGFISRTPRWAIAHKFPAERALTVLKDIEIQVGRTGALTPVGKLEPVGVGGVIVQNVTLHNEDYIKGIGGKGEVLREGRDIRIGDTVVVQRAGDVIPQVVDVVLDKRPKDAKEYHFRKKCPCPLHTDVVREETATGEEGARARCTGEFACPFQKIQHLMLFVSRRAFDIDGLGEKQIEYFFDQGWVKEPADIFTLQARNTKLKLEEIEGYGETSVKNLFDSINARREIGLDRFIYALGIRHVGETTALALARGYGSWDAFHDACLKIAKDDEEAIAEMDALDQIGDTVIQAVKAYFGESHNRGIVERLTKQVTILDAERPKKDTAVAGKTVVFTGSLEKMTREEAKAMAERLGAKAAGSVSKKTDYVVAGPGAGSKLAEAKKHGVQVLTEDEWLKLIS is encoded by the coding sequence ATGGCCAAAATCAAAACCGACAAAACACCCGTCGAGCTGCTCACCAAGAAGCAGGCGCAGGCCGAGCATGCGCGACTGCAAACCGAGATCGCGGGGCACGACAAGCGCTATTATCAGGAAGACAGGCCGGTCGTTTCCGACGCCGAATACGACGCCTTGCGCCAGCGCTACAACGCCATCGAGGCGCGCTTCCCCGATCTGCGCACGCTTGAATCGCTATCGCTGAAGGTGGGCGCAGCGCCGGCGCGTGGCTTCGCCAAGGTGCGTCACGCGGTGCCGATGCTGTCGCTCGACAATGCGTTTGCCGAGCAGGACGTGCTCGATTTCGCCGGCCGCATCCGGCGGTTCCTCAAGCTCGGCGACGACACAAAAATCGACTTCTCCGCCGAGCCGAAGATCGACGGACTGTCGATGTCGCTGCGCTATGAGGACGGCGAACTCGTCACGGCGGCGACGCGCGGCGACGGCACCGAAGGCGAGGACGTCACGGCCAATATCCGCACGCTCAAGGATGTGCCGCATAAGCTCAAGGGCAGGGACATACCGAAGATCACGGAAGTGCGCGGCGAGGTCTACATGACCAAGGCCGACTTCCTGAAGCTCAACGAGCGGCAGAAGGCGGCCGGCGAACAGATATTCGCCAATCCGCGGAACTCCGCCGCCGGCTCGTTGCGGCAGAAGGACCCGAACGTCACCGCGTCGCGTCCGCTCGGTTTCTTCGCTTACGCTTGGGGCGAGATGAGCGACATGCCCGCCGATACGCAGCACGGCATGATCAAATGGTTCGAGAGTTGCGGCTTCACTACCAATCCGCTGACCAAGCTCTGCCATTCAGTCGAGGAACTTGTCGCCTTCCACCGCAAGATCGAGGAGCAGCGTTCGCACCTCGACTACGACATCGACGGCGTCGTCTACAAAGTCGACCGCATCGATTGGCAGGGGCGGCTCGGCTTCATCTCGCGCACGCCGCGCTGGGCGATCGCACACAAGTTTCCGGCCGAGCGCGCGCTCACCGTGCTCAAGGATATCGAGATCCAGGTCGGCCGCACCGGCGCGCTGACGCCGGTCGGCAAGCTCGAGCCGGTCGGCGTCGGCGGCGTCATCGTACAGAACGTGACGCTGCACAACGAAGACTACATCAAAGGCATCGGCGGCAAGGGCGAGGTGCTGCGCGAGGGCCGCGACATCCGCATCGGCGATACCGTGGTCGTGCAGCGTGCCGGCGACGTGATCCCGCAGGTGGTCGATGTCGTCCTCGACAAGCGACCGAAGGATGCCAAGGAGTATCACTTTCGCAAGAAGTGCCCGTGTCCGCTGCATACCGACGTGGTGCGCGAGGAAACGGCGACCGGCGAGGAGGGCGCGCGCGCCCGTTGCACCGGCGAGTTCGCCTGTCCGTTCCAGAAGATACAGCATCTGATGCTGTTCGTGTCGCGCCGCGCCTTCGACATCGACGGCCTGGGCGAGAAGCAGATCGAATACTTCTTCGACCAGGGCTGGGTGAAGGAGCCGGCTGACATCTTCACGCTGCAGGCGCGCAACACCAAGCTGAAGCTGGAAGAGATCGAAGGCTACGGCGAGACCTCGGTCAAGAATCTGTTCGACTCGATCAATGCGCGCCGCGAGATCGGGCTTGATCGCTTCATCTACGCGCTCGGCATCCGTCACGTCGGCGAGACGACGGCGCTCGCCCTCGCGCGCGGCTATGGCTCATGGGATGCCTTCCACGACGCCTGCCTGAAGATCGCCAAGGACGACGAAGAAGCGATTGCCGAGATGGATGCGCTCGACCAGATCGGCGACACGGTGATCCAGGCGGTGAAGGCCTATTTCGGCGAGAGCCACAACCGAGGCATCGTCGAACGGCTGACCAAGCAGGTGACGATCCTCGACGCCGAGCGGCCGAAGAAGGACACGGCCGTCGCCGGCAAGACGGTGGTGTTCACCGGCTCGCTCGAGAAGATGACGCGCGAGGAGGCCAAGGCTATGGCCGAGCGTCTGGGCGCCAAGGCGGCGGGCTCGGTCTCGAAGAAGACCGATTATGTCGTCGCCGGCCCCGGCGCGGGCTCCAAGCTCGCGGAAGCCAAGAAGCACGGCGTGCAGGTGCTCACCGAAGACGAGTGGTTGAAGTTGATCTCCTAG